Proteins from one Anopheles nili chromosome 2, idAnoNiliSN_F5_01, whole genome shotgun sequence genomic window:
- the LOC128732271 gene encoding general transcription factor IIH subunit 4 gives MSEARSSQSNSSISKGVSSLITKPANLECKDLEEYLKSRPPEVLEKLYNYPAICLAVYRELPEIARQFVIRILFVEQPIPQAVVSSWATQVYAKENTSVSQVLTELGVWRSAAYPGGLAAWELCPTFKKNLKIALLGGGRPWSMSNALDPDQKSRDIDFLDTYAMSRWRCVLHYMVGAGSSKGMEGEGISPDAVRILLHANLMKRDESDGSPVITRQGFQFLLLDTQAQVWHFMLQYLDTCEARGLSLPECLSMLFQLSFSTLGRDYSSEGLSAGLLTFLQHLREFGLVYQRKRKEGRFYPTRLAHNITSKNASHATTLAQDQETNTTKDKGYIIVETNYRVYAYTDSNLQVALLGLFTELLYRFPNLVVGVLTRDSVRQAFRGGITAEQIISYLEQHAHPTMLTVEQAINTKSSLPPTVVDQIKLWENERNRFTYTEGVVYNQFLSQADFITLRDYAQSISVMIWQNERIRTMVVTKNGHDDVRKFWKRYSKGGS, from the exons ATGTCGGAGGCAAGAAGCAGCCAAAGCAACAGTAGCATCAGCAAAGGCGTATCATCTCTTATCACGAAACCGGCTAATTTGGAATGCAAAGATCTAGAGGAGTATCTGAAATCGCGCCCACCAGAAGTACTCGAAAAGCTGTACAATTATCCAGCAATCTGCCTCGCAGTGTACAG AGAATTGCCAGAAATTGCACGTCAATTCGTCATTAGAATTCTATTCGTCGAGCAACCGATTCCACAAGCAGTCGTGTCTTCGTGGGCAACACAGGTATACGCAAA AGAAAACACTTCCGTATCGCAAGTGCTGACAGAGCTCGGTGTATGGCGCAGCGCGGCTTACCCGGGCGGGTTGGCCGCTTGGGAGCTGTGTCCGACGTTCAAGAAGAACCTGAAAATCGCCCTGTTGGGCGGCGGTCGTCCATGGTCGATGTCGAACGCGCTGGATCCGGATCAGAAATCGCGCGACATCGACTTCCTGGACACGTACGCCATGTCCCGGTGGCGTTGCGTGCTGCATTATATGGTTGGTGCCGGTAGCTCCAAAGGCATGGAAGGCGAAGGCATCTCACCGGATGCGGTGCGCATTCTGCTTCACGCTAATCTCATGAAACGGGACGAATCCGACGGCAGTCCCGTCATCACGAGACAAGGCTTTCAGTTCCTGCTGCTGGACACGCAAGCTCAGGTGTGGCACTTTATGCTGCAGTATCTCGACACCTGCGAGGCCCGTGGACTTAGCCTCCCCGAGTGCCTCTCGATGCTGTTCCAGCTCAGTTTCAGCACCCTTGGGCGAGACTACAGTTCGGAAGGACTTAGCGCAGGTTTGCTCACCTTCCTGCAGCATCTCCGCGAGTTCGGGCTCGTGTACCAACGGAAGCGTAAAGAGGGTCGTTTCTATCCCACGCGCTTAGCGCACAATATCACCTCGAAGAATGCCTCGCATGCGACCACCTTGGCACAGGATCAGGAGACGAACACCACCAAGGATAAGGGCTACATAATCGTGGAGACGAACTATCGTGTTTACGCGTACACCGACTCCAATCTTCAGGTGGCTCTGCTAGGTTTGTTCACGGAGTTACTCTACCGATTTCCGAATCTCGTTGTCGGTGTGCTAACGCGCGATTCCGTTCGACAAGCCTTTCGCGGTGGTATTACGGCAGAACAGATCATCAGCTACCTCGAACAGCACGCGCATCCAACGATGTTGACCGTCGAGCAGGCGATTAACACCAAATCCTCGCTGCCACCGACCGTCGTCGATCAGATTAAGCTGTGGGAAAATGAGCGGAACCGCTTCACCTACACCGAGGGCGTCGTGTACAATCAGTTCCTCTCGCAGGCTGATTTCATAACTCTTCGCGATTACGCGCAGTCGATCAGCGTGATGATATGGCAAAATGAGCGCATTCGAACAATGGTCGTAACGAAGAATGGTCACGATGATGTCAGAAAGTTCTGGAAACGGTATTCCAAGGGTGGTAGCTAA
- the LOC128730638 gene encoding BAG family molecular chaperone regulator 2 isoform X2, whose amino-acid sequence MGEDWSCSRGRSAKRSRFDQQFDAAFGSSNVASTSRFIDILDQLDTKVESLRKEAMVLRDKRDFLAMSVDLLKNNEYLTGLNENERDEINCYVQRISSRLGTVELNVCTVRDQSQEDSLHHVNSLIDMIISSADPVTSRQKCQQFLNACSTTDTSVYTDVDPSTICTDKKFESVLLGCTLDDQKTIKKRLQALLVYLTQQTIVH is encoded by the exons ATGGGCGAGGATTGGTCCTGCTCGAGGGGAAGGAGCGCTAAACGGTCCCGTTTCGATCAGCAGTTTGATGCAGCGTTCGGTTCCTCGAATGTGGCAAGCACGTCAAG GTTCATCGACATTCTTGATCAACTCGACACCAAGGTTGAATCATTGCGCAAGGAAGCGATGGTGCTTCGGGACAAGCGAGATTTTCTCGCAATGTCGGTGGATCTCCTTAAGAACAACGAATACCTCACTGGGTTGAACGAGA ATGAACGTGATGAAATAAACTGCTATGTCCAGCGAATAAGCAGCCGCCTTGGAACAGTCGAGTTGAATGTTTGCACGGTACGTGATCAAAGCCAGGAGGATTCATTGCACCACGTCAACAGCCTGATCGACATGATAATCTCAAGTGCGGATCCGGTAACGTCGCGCCAAAAGTGCCAACAGTTTTTGAACGCTTGCAGCACCACCGATACGAGCGTCTACACGGATGTCGATCCCAGCACGATCTGCACTGACAAGAAGTTTGAGAGTGTCCTGCTGGGGTGCACGCTCGATGATCAGAAGACGATCAAGAAGCGGCTGCAAGCCCTGCTGGTTTACCTTACGCAACAAACGATTGTTCATTGA
- the LOC128730638 gene encoding BAG family molecular chaperone regulator 2 isoform X1 has translation MISPSAFLGATSASNKSASNNDETMEVDIQISSDFVGAVVASGSGGPRVDEANNAWLNKPPMERFIDILDQLDTKVESLRKEAMVLRDKRDFLAMSVDLLKNNEYLTGLNENERDEINCYVQRISSRLGTVELNVCTVRDQSQEDSLHHVNSLIDMIISSADPVTSRQKCQQFLNACSTTDTSVYTDVDPSTICTDKKFESVLLGCTLDDQKTIKKRLQALLVYLTQQTIVH, from the exons ATGATATCGCCGTCTGCGTTTTTGGGAGCCACATCTGCTAGCAACAAATCCGCATCGAATAACGACGAAACGATGGAAGTGGACATTCAAATTTCGTCCGATTTCGTGGGCGCTGTTGTGGCAAGCGGTAGTGGTGGACCTCGAGTGGATGAAGCCAACAACGCCTGGTTAAACAAGCCGCCGATGGAAAg GTTCATCGACATTCTTGATCAACTCGACACCAAGGTTGAATCATTGCGCAAGGAAGCGATGGTGCTTCGGGACAAGCGAGATTTTCTCGCAATGTCGGTGGATCTCCTTAAGAACAACGAATACCTCACTGGGTTGAACGAGA ATGAACGTGATGAAATAAACTGCTATGTCCAGCGAATAAGCAGCCGCCTTGGAACAGTCGAGTTGAATGTTTGCACGGTACGTGATCAAAGCCAGGAGGATTCATTGCACCACGTCAACAGCCTGATCGACATGATAATCTCAAGTGCGGATCCGGTAACGTCGCGCCAAAAGTGCCAACAGTTTTTGAACGCTTGCAGCACCACCGATACGAGCGTCTACACGGATGTCGATCCCAGCACGATCTGCACTGACAAGAAGTTTGAGAGTGTCCTGCTGGGGTGCACGCTCGATGATCAGAAGACGATCAAGAAGCGGCTGCAAGCCCTGCTGGTTTACCTTACGCAACAAACGATTGTTCATTGA
- the LOC128731645 gene encoding T-cell immunomodulatory protein: protein MKFHFLSVAHLLLIFLLPLSINQRFTSVRAGDIIDITSTVFDKLTDAIPAAYGDFNSDELTDVFVLRNNFHTLQILLGSDDKPLLKEGPKCEYLRHRITSIVPGDFDGDAYMDVMFTVQPEGAGSGDERTHVYINWGASEVMNCTAEDEKPLIEMIGQPLALDYDNDFIIDLFGMDMQRKRTFWIFKKPDDRGRRGPFEVHLEGAHGTELSTPHSHAVIDLNKDFTADLFLTTTSGFEVWLGEDSPVKFGYSHKIDFPAGNYKKHVGRAIFLDVELDGSLLPVFPMCFDDKCANSSIFVHHGNHLHDLQIDFKDDHNDAWHFVVPDGSNWATQSITLRGGDFNLDGYPDLLATLTKSGDQMQTFLLENVPCEKSACNHMSRTFVVRWKALAPFSNGTMMGSFFDFYNDGILDAIFVERYGNGTRPVAFRNSLDYDANFVKVIVLTGLSNSSGPKILTPLGRKKRTFGTNLPGPRIEYNTTTQDGEPQHGASAQLPQSAYLSLHLPFTTFGLGRTPNFVDSLTVGLSNNSRTWTQLIPNSQMIVVPNPIDEPERWKAQLFVTPSKLIVMSVIALGVICLVILLNILILYAKEKREDRIQRSLEAHRFHFDAM from the coding sequence ATGAAGTTCCACTTCCTATCAGTGGCGCAtctgttgttgatttttctgcTGCCGTTATCGATCAACCAGCGGTTTACCTCGGTCCGGGCTGGTGACATCATCGACATCACCAGCACCGTTTTCGACAAGCTTACCGATGCGATTCCGGCCGCCTACGGTGACTTTAACTCGGACGAGCTGACGGATGTGTTCGTGCTGCGGAATAACTTCCACACGCTGCAAATCCTGCTCGGGAGCGACGACAAGCCGCTGCTCAAGGAGGGCCCGAAATGCGAGTACCTACGGCACAGGATCACCAGCATCGTGCCGGGCGATTTCGATGGAGACGCGTACATGGACGTGATGTTTACGGTCCAGCCTGAGGGTGCGGGAAGCGGGGATGAACGGACGCACGTCTACATCAACTGGGGCGCCTCGGAGGTGATGAACTGCACGGCCGAGGACGAGAAGCCACTGATCGAAATGATTGGCCAGCCGTTGGCGCTGGATTATGATAACGATTTCATTATCGATCTGTTCGGCATGGACATGCAGCGGAAGCGGACGTTTTGGATCTTCAAGAAACCGGACGACAGGGGCAGGCGGGGTCCGTTCGAGGTGCACCTCGAAGGAGCGCATGGAACGGAACTGTCCACGCCGCATTCGCACGCCGTCATCGATCTGAACAAGGACTTTACGGCTGATTTGTTTCTCACCACGACGAGCGGGTTTGAGGTGTGGCTGGGTGAAGATTCCCCGGTCAAATTCGGCTACAGCCACAAGATTGATTTCCCCGCCGGAAACTACAAGAAGCACGTCGGGCGGGCAATTTTCCTAGATGTCGAGCTAGACGGGAGCCTTCTGCCGGTGTTCCCGATGTGCTTTGATGACAAGTGTGCCAATTCGAGCATCTTCGTACACCACGGTAACCACCTGCACGATCTGCAGATCGATTTCAAGGACGATCATAACGACGCATGGCACTTTGTAGTGCCGGATGGTTCGAATTGGGCCACCCAGAGTATCACACTGCGTGGAGGCGATTTCAACCTGGACGGCTACCCAGACTTACTGGCTACGCTGACCAAATCAGGCGATCAGATGCAGACGTTCTTGTTGGAGAACGTGCCGTGCGAGAAGAGCGCCTGCAACCACATGTCGCGCACGTTTGTCGTCCGGTGGAAAGCACTAGCTCCTTTCTCGAACGGCACCATGATGGGATCGTTTTTCGATTTCTACAACGACGGTATTCTGGATGCGATTTTCGTCGAGCGGTATGGCAACGGGACGCGCCCAGTCGCCTTCCGCAACTCGCTCGATTACGATGCCAACTTCGTGAAGGTGATCGTGTTGACTGGGCTGAGCAATAGCAGTGGACCGAAGATCCTGACGCCGCTTGGACGTAAGAAGCGCACGTTCGGTACGAATCTCCCCGGGCCACGGATCGAGTACAACACCACGACGCAGGACGGCGAACCACAGCACGGAGCGTCCGCTCAGCTACCCCAGTCAGCCTACCTTTCGCTACACCTGCCCTTCACCACGTTCGGGCTCGGCAGGACACCAAATTTTGTCGATTCGCTCACCGTCGGGCTGTCGAACAACTCGCGCACCTGGACACAGCTGATCCCAAACTCGCAGATGATCGTCGTGCCAAACCCTATCGACGAACCGGAGCGCTGGAAGGCTCAGCTGTTTGTCACACCGAGCAAGCTGATCGTGATGAGCGTGATCGCGCTCGGTGTCATCTGTCTCGTGATCCTGCTGAACATCCTCATACTGTACGCGAAGGAGAAGCGCGAGGACCGGATACAGCGATCGCTCGAAGCACACCGGTTTCACTTCGATGCAATGTAA
- the LOC128731472 gene encoding neuralized-like protein 4, with protein MSSMVFHRRCGKRITLSNGNRTAMRNVSEFNHGLVLSAEPLQDDALFEVRIDEKIQAWSGSIEIGVTTVNPESTELPPCAMKLRNTTWVMSGISVLNDGLLLVESYGLDLEKLGEGDRVGVQRTARGELVFFVNGDPQGVAARDLPRQVYALVNLYGKCVQVTISSGQPGELPGEYGAGASSEDVSASPQISQNIDLPMSVEMSVTSATATSSTTTMTTAATSSSPIPAGNEGTSDPSDKLRFHTRCGTLVKLSANSRTAERRRPLDEFNNGVVMTHRPLWDNELFEIRIDRLVDKWSGSIEVGVTTHCPSALQFPATMTNLRSGTIMMSGCGILTNGKGTRREYGEFNLDELREGDRVGMMRKSNGNLHYYINGRDQGVAATRVAQTLWGVIDLYGMTIKVTIVDRDEREQRNLVTRRNHLLSMPAQVQELPLGGLPHAPTAGSPSEVDCSGAASGLLDRLLFHPMCGSHASVTHSGRTALRPNASDDFNNGVVLTRRPLRPNELFQVRLERVVTKWAGSIEMGVTTHSPTELDFPFTMTNVRSGTWMMTGNGVMHNGMTVIEQYGQNLDRLQVGDRVGVVRKDDGTLHFWVNGIDQGPAATNVPEKVYGVIDLYGQAAQASIVDTSECGTPDTGNSTISNTTLFPSAEPRMRFNTCVHGRNAHILSSGLTACRPKALAEFNDAIVFSSRPLRQRELFEIVLETVVDRWNGSIEIGVTAMRPDELSLPSTATDLEHDTIMVSGTTLLLNGFTVRNDLPFDLDSLGQGSRVGVMRNGDAIHFFINGIDLGAFYESKAPNLYAVVDLYGQCAQVSITAPTHVGATVAGGSGAIGDLRAPYAISENSQSLQATSVIQPMALVESKHRWSCISGNAVTLGHNWTLATRGTNAALSHCLVFSDRPLVAGETFEIKIVEVNPLYAGCLRVGATDLNLSDEHVRKNIPISMRRIPANVWYVSGNEVRHNSTLLQRSLASLEWLRVGDRIAIELTSARTLRILLNSEDMNISFANLPDPADVFAVVELIGSTMAVQVISSQGPSSPLRPCSLRLQDSLELGLDPLNKQDSMLESIDSDSLAMEFSELYLGKNVTLNDERKSATRGQSYNQAVVCLSRPLCKGHSVSVRVNTINPQWKGTIAVGALGVAPGTASAQYPFPTSAILFRRPCWIVTHDYVNINGTKTQSRYGELLDAIQPGTIITLTLTHAGSLVVTCGQTQLEELASGLPHHVYPVFDLYGKCERVTIYNGDPKNGSPIAEELAVLPNEPQPRSVGSAGGSTVGAGGPGDTSGMAGVGMAAGVVAPDTGENVPQCEKADLEVHEKETDQTVVSQPAVAGGSSSSAMSRSVMDCVSENLLMNISIKIRTANEARNQELSNSCCLRDSLQLQHSTNLNIQRSQSTHRFNASTMHGSFDSNRGGGGGVGEQSQSMSSGNYDEGFEDYSHRSTAAGAVGSNAPATVENETNTVDRGVGAGDNTDTNYLDDVGESNLDFNVQLNTTSSGTGGDAEYDTNLAECDANHNQVADESMEDEEDDDDEDRDRNTLANSRRSKLGLPLEPVGGNISAAASACSSLSFAGTQRLAPEGAEDGEDGGQHVNQPPVPVTQACSTLPPPMAIVPVSVENRDCDYRKLVMSFKRTLMLPDAFFADDPCACYCSACLLPVMADRVPVGITGVLKNWVRFRLNQHTVLGGSNVSTVDDFVWTTAYYNTRVDKIRSVLDHGQPLPIETGQLPVESSSTSASMSDNFIPGTHILLRSFPDVTDLTSAGAVSNAGSNRGRPSSLRYMVNGQFFHITTAFEVRVRSQSLSTVEVNHGDQQRIIPADGSGSTGAGLASNPGTAAPVPSTQPATTALTSTVATGPSAGASCNNANDFTFRSWTTKEADACVLTALLIHLVPV; from the exons ATGTCGTCGATGGTTTTCCATCGACGATGCGGCAAGCGGATAACGTTGTCGAACGGGAACCGCACGGCGATGCGAAATGTGAGCGAGTTCAACCACGGACTGGTGCTGAGTGCGGAACCCCTTCAGGACGATGCATTATTCGAGGTGCGAATCGACGAAAAG ATACAAGCATGGAGTGGAAGCATCGAAATCGGAGTCACCACCGTTAACCCCGAATCGACGGAACTGCCACCGTGCGCTATGAAACTTCGGAACACCACCTGGGTAATGTCGGGCATTTCCGTGCTAAACGACGGTCTGCTGCTCGTGGAATCGTATGGACTCGACTTGGAAAAGCTGGGCGAAGGGGACCGCGTCGGTGTGCAACGGACTGCCCGCGGTGAACTGGTGTTTTTCGTGAACGGAGACCCGCAGGGAGTGGCCGCCAGAGACCTCCCACGGCAGGTGTACGCTCTGGTGAACCTGTACGGCAAGTGCGTCCAGGTAACGATTTCATCCGGTCAGCCCGGAGAGCTTCCCGGCGAATACGGTGCGGGCGCTTCTTCCGAGGATGTCAGCGCTTCTCCGCAGATTTCGCAAAACATCGACCTACCGATGTCGGTGGAAATGTCCGTGACAAGTGCAACGGCAACGTCATCTACCACGACGATGACAACGGCGGCCACAAGTAGCTCGCCAATTCCAGCCGGTAACGAAGGTACGAGTGATCCGAGCGACAAGCTACGCTTTCACACACGCTGCGGTACTTTGGTGAAGCTCAGTGCCAACAGTCGCACTGccgaacgacgacgaccgcTCGATGAGTTCAACAACGGTGTCGTCATGACGCACCGGCCACTGTGGGATAACGAGCTGTTTGAGATCCGCATCGATCGGCTCGTGGATAAATGGTCCGGTTCGATTGAGGTAGGCGTAACAACCCACTGCCCATCGGCTCTGCAGTTCCCTGCGACGATGACGAACCTACGCAGCGGTACGATTATGATGTCCGGCTGCGGGATACTAACAAATGGTAAAGGAACCCGCCGCGAGTATGGCGAATTTAACCTAGACGAGCTGCGTGAAGGTGACCGCGTGGGCATGATGAGAAAATCGAATGGCAACCTGCACTACTACATTAACGGCCGCGATCAGGGTGTGGCCGCAACACGCGTCGCCCAAACACTCTGGGGTGTAATCGACCTGTACGGCATGACGATTAAGGTGACGATCGTCGATCGGGACGAGCGTGAACAGCGCAATCTGGTGACACGTCGCAATCATCTACTCAGCATGCCGGCTCAGGTGCAGGAGCTTCCGTTGGGAGGTTTACCACACGCACCAACGGCCGGTAGTCCGTCTGAGGTGGACTGTAGTGGTGCGGCATCCGGCCTACTCGATCGATTGCTATTTCATCCGATGTGCGGATCCCACGCGAGTGTTACGCATAGCGGACGGACTGCATTGCGCCCGAATGCATCGGATGATTTCAATAACGGTGTGGTTTTAACACGCCGACCATTGCGTCCAAACGAACTGTTTCAGGTGCGGTTGGAGCGCGTCGTCACGAAGTGGGCTGGTTCGATCGAAATGGGCGTCACTACGCACAGCCCGACTGAGCTTGATTTCCCTTTCACGATGACGAACGTCCGGTCTGGCACGTGGATGATGACGGGAAACGGCGTGATGCACAACGGCATGACGGTGATCGAGCAGTACGGCCAAAACCTGGACCGGTTGCAGGTAGGCGACCGAGTAGGGGTCGTACGGAAGGACGACGGTACGCTCCACTTCTGGGTGAACGGAATTGACCAGGGTCCAGCGGCCACCAACGTACCCGAGAAGGTGTACGGCGTGATTGACCTTTACGGACAGGCGGCCCAGGCAAGCATCGTCGACACGTCCGAATGTGGCACACCGGATACGGGCAACTCGACCATCTCAAATACGACGTTATTCCCATCGGCGGAACCTCGAATGCGCTTCAACACGTGCGTTCACGGACGAAACGCGCACATCCTCAGCAGCGGGCTGACGGCATGCCGGCCAAAGGCACTGGCCGAGTTTAACGATGCGATCGTGTTCAGCAGCCGGCCACTACGCCAACGGGAACTGTTCGAAATCGTACTCGAGACGGTGGTCGATCGGTGGAACGGTAGCATCGAAATCGGCGTGACCGCGATGCGACCGGACGAGCTGTCCCTACCGAGCACGGCGACGGATCTCGAGCACGATACGATCATGGTCTCCGGCACGACGCTCCTGCTGAACGGGTTCACCGTGCGTAACGATCTTCCGTTCGATCTGGACTCGCTTGGGCAGGGTTCGCGCGTTGGCGTCATGCGCAACGGGGACGCTATTCATTTCTTCATCAATGGCATCGATTTGGGAGCGTTCTACGAATCGAAAGCCCCGAACCTGTACGCCGTGGTCGATTTGTACGGGCAGTGTGCGCAGGTTAGCATAACGGCACCGACACACGTGGGTGCGACGGTTGCGGGTGGGAGTGGTGCGATCGGGGACCTGCGTGCCCCGTACGCCATCAGTGAAAACTCTCAAAGCCTGCAGGCCACGTCCGTGATCCAGCCGATGGCGCTGGTGGAATCGAAACACCGTTGGTCGTGCATTTCCGGAAATGCGGTTACGCTTGGGCACAACTGGACACTGGCCACCCGTGGTACTAATGCCGCCCTTTCGCACTGTCTCGTGTTCTCCGATCGGCCACTGGTGGCGGGTGAAACGTTCGAGATTAAGATCGTCGAGGTGAACCCGCTGTATGCCGGGTGTTTGCGCGTCGGGGCCACCGATTTGAATCTCTCCGATGAGCACGTGCGCAAGAACATCCCTATAAGCATGCGGCGCATCCCTGCGAACGTGTGGTACGTCAGCGGAAACGAGGTGCGGCATAATTCGACATTACTGCAGCGGTCACTGGCTTCACTCGAGTGGTTACGGGTTGGTGATCGTATCGCAATCGAGCTCACGTCAGCTCGAACGCTACGAATTTTGCTGAATTCCGAGGACATGAATATTTCCTTCGCTAATCTACCGGATCCGGCTGACGTGTTTGCCGTGGTGGAGCTGATCGGATCGACAATGGCCGTGCAGGTGATTTCCTCCCAAGGTCCTTCATCGCCGTTGCGTCCTTGCAGCCTACGTCTGCAGGATTCACTGGAACTCGGACTTGACCCGCTGAACAAGCAGGACTCGATGCTGGAATCGATCGACTCGGACAGCCTGGCGATGGAGTTTTCCGAGCTGTACCTCGGGAAAAACGTTACGCTAAACGATGAGCGAAAATCTGCCACGCGAGGTCAATCGTACAACCAAGCGGTCGTGTGCTTATCGCGTCCACTTTGTAAAGGACACAGCGTGAGCGTGCGTGTGAACACGATCAACCCGCAGTGGAAGGGTACGATCGCGGTTGGGGCACTTGGAGTTGCGCCCGGGACCGCTTCGGCACAGTATCCCTTCCCGACGTCGGCCATCCTGTTCCGGAGACCGTGCTGGATTGTGACGCACGATTACGTTAACATAAACGGAACCAAAACGCAGTCCCGCTACGGTGAACTGCTGGATGCGATCCAGCCGGGGACGATTATAACGCTTACGTTGACCCACGCAGGTAGTTTGGTGGTTACGTGCGGTCAAACCCAGCTAGAAGAGCTGGCTAGCGGGTTGCCACATCACGTGTACCCGGTTTTCGATCTCTACGGAAAGTGTGAGCGCGTGACAATCTACAACGGTGATCCGAAGAATGGGAGCCCAATCGCTGAAGAGCTAGCTGTGTTGCCGAATGAACCACAACCACGTTCGGTTGGTTCAGCTGGCGGATCCACCGTCGGTGCTGGTGGTCCGGGTGATACCAGCGGGATGGCAGGAGTCGGTATGGCTGCGGGTGTGGTCGCGCCGGACACCGGTGAGAACGTACCGCAATGTGAGAAAGCCGATCTAGAGGTGCACGAGAAGGAAACGGATCAAACCGTCGTTAGTCAACCGGCCGTTGCAGGCGGAAGTTCGTCGAGCGCTAT GAGCCGCTCGGTGATGGATTGCGTATCGGAGAACCTTTTGATGAATATTTCGATAAAAATACGCACCGCGAACGAAGCGCGCAATCAGGAACTGTCGAATTCTTG TTGCCTTCGTGACTCGCTGCAACTGCAGCATTCGACGAATCTCAACATCCAGCGAAGTCAGAGCACTCATCGATTCAACGCGAGCACCATGCATGGGAGTTTCGACAGCAAccgaggtggtggtggtggtgttggtgagcAATCACAATCCATGAGTTCCGGAAACTACGACGAAGGATTCGAGGATTACTCGCATCGATCGACGGCCGCAGGAGCGGTTGGTTCAAATGCTCCTGCAaccgtggaaaatgaaacgaacacGGTCGATCGTGGCGTCGGAGCTGGTGATAACACCGATACCAATTATCTCGATGACGTGGGGGAGTCAAATTTGGATTTCAACGTACAGCTTAACACCACCAgttccggaaccggtgggGATGCAGAATATGATACTAATCTAGCGGAATGTGATGCAAATCACAACCAAGTGGCCGATGAATCGATGGAGGATGAAgaagacgatgacgatgaggatCGGGATCGGAATACGTTGGCGAACTCCCGCCGGTCGAAGCTTGGTCTTCCGCTggaaccggtgggtgggaataTAAGTGCAGCAGCGTCAGCTTGCTCGTCTCTTTCATTTGCGGGAACGCAACGATTAGCTCCGGAAGGTGCTGAGGATGGTGAAGATGGAGGACAGCACGTAAATCAGCCACCGGTGCCAGTGACACAAGCTTGCAGCACActtccaccaccgatggcgatcgttccggtttcggttgagAACCGTGATTGCGACTATCGCAAGCTGGTCATGAGTTTTAAGCGAACGCTCATGCTTCCCGATGCATTTTTCGCGGATGATCCGTGTGCGTGCTATTGTTCCGCTTGCCTATTGCCGGTAATGGCCGATCGGGTCCCTGTGGGTATTACGGGCGTGTTGAAAAACTGGGTTCGCTTTCGGTTGAACCAACACACAGTGCTTGGAGGGAGTAACGTGAGCACGGTGGATGATTTTGTGTGGACGACGGCGTACTATAATACGCGCGTTGATAAAATACGCTCCGTGCTGGATCACGGACAACCCCTTCCGATCG AAACAGGTCAATTGCCTGTTGAATCATCCTCCACCAGCGCCTCGATGAGTGACAACTTTATCCCCGGAACGCACATATTGCTGCGCTCGTTTCCCGATGTGACGGATCTAACCAGTGCTGGAGCAGTCTCAAACGCCGGTTCGAATCGAGGACGACCGTCCTCCCTTCGCTACATGGTGAATGGGCAATTTTTCCACATCACAACCGCCTTCGAGGTGCGTGTTCGTTCACAATCGCTGTCGACCGTTGAGGTCAACCATGGCGATCAGCAAAGGATAATACCAGCGGACGGGTCCGGTAGCACCGGTGCGGGATTGGCTAGCAATCCTGGCACTGCAGCACCAGTGCCCTCAACTCAACCCGCAACTACGGCTCTGACGAGTACGGTGGCCACGGGACCATCAGCGGGAGCCTCCTGCAACAACGCTAATGATTTCACATTCCGCTCCTGGACAACGAAGGAAGCCGACGCCTGTGTGCTGACGGCACTGTTGATACATCTGGTCCCGGTGTAA